The Desulfovibrio sp. X2 genomic interval CACATCACCGAGTTCACGGCCGACCTGATCAAGCACGGCAAGCTGAACCTCTCGCCCGAGCGCAACGACCACCTGCGCGTGACCTACCACGACTCCTGCAACACGGCCCGCGGCATGGGCCTCTTCGAGGAGCCGCGCTACGTCATCAAGAACGTGTGCAACAACTACTTCGAGATGCCGCCGCAGACCACCCGCGAGCAGACCTTCTGCTGCGCCGGCGGCTCGGGCCTGAACACCGAAGAGATCATGGAGATCCGCATGCGCGGCGGCCTGCCCCGCGGCAACGCGGTAAAGTACGTGCGCGACAAGCACGACGTGAACATGCTGGCCTGCATCTGCGCCATCGACCGCGCCACGCTGCCGCCGCTTGCCAACTTCTGGGCGCCGGGAGTCTCCGTGACCGGCGTGCACGAGATGGTCGGCAACGCGCTGAACCTGCCCGGTCAGAAGAAGCGCGAAGTCAACCTGCGCGGCGAACCGCTCGAGGAGGTGTAATCCATGTACGACGGCAGCAAGATCATTGCCGGGCTGATCGTCTTCCTGGCCCTCGTGACGTTCCCCTTCTGGAACAACTTCGGGGCCAAACACTGGAAGGAGCCCGAGCTTCAGCTTCCTCCGAAGAGCGTCGCGACGCAGTGCATCGAGTCCACGCAGTGGATGCGCGACAATCACATGAAGCTCTTGAACGACTGGCGTGATTCCGTGGTGCGCGAGGGCAACCGCATCTACATCAGCAAGACGGATCACAAGGAATACAAGATGAGCCTGCAGAACACCTGTCTGAAGTGCCACGACGACAAGGAGAAGTTCTGCGACAAGTGCCACACCGCCGCGTCGGTGTCCCCCTACTGCTGGGACTGCCACGTCGCGCCGAAGCCGAAGGGGAACTAGCCATGAAGACGAGACGTAACTTCCTCAAGTACGCCGGCGTCTCCCTGCTCGGTCTCGCGGTTCTGCCCGCGACCAGGGCGGCGGCCACCTACATGCCGCACACCGAGCATATGGAGCCGGATCCCAAGGGCCTGAAGGCCAAACGTTGGGGCATGGTCGTCGACACCCGCAAGCTGAACGACGAGGAGGACTTCAAGCCCCTGGTCGAGGCCTGCGTCAAGGCGCATAACATCCCGGACATCGAAGGTCCCCAGGACATCAAGTGGATCTGGACCGACGAGTTCGAGGCCGTGTTCCCCGAGCAGACCAACGTCTTCATGAAGGACGGCTACATGCACAAGGAGTTCCTGCTCCTGTGCAACCAGTGCGCCGAGGCGCCCTGCGTGCGCGTCTGCCCGACCAAGGCGACCTTCAAGCTCGAGAACGGCATCACCATGCAGGACATGCACCGCTGCATCGGCTGCCGCTACTGCATGGCGGCCTGCCCCTACGGCGCCCGCTCCTTCAACTTCCGGGACCCCCGGCCGTTCGTCAAGGATCCCAACCCGGAGTACCCCGAGCGCATGCGCGGCGTGGTCGAGAAGTGCACCTTCTGCACCGAGCGCATCGAGCAGGGGCTCAGGCCCGCCTGCG includes:
- the dsrO gene encoding sulfate reduction electron transfer complex DsrMKJOP subunit DsrO; the protein is MKTRRNFLKYAGVSLLGLAVLPATRAAATYMPHTEHMEPDPKGLKAKRWGMVVDTRKLNDEEDFKPLVEACVKAHNIPDIEGPQDIKWIWTDEFEAVFPEQTNVFMKDGYMHKEFLLLCNQCAEAPCVRVCPTKATFKLENGITMQDMHRCIGCRYCMAACPYGARSFNFRDPRPFVKDPNPEYPERMRGVVEKCTFCTERIEQGLRPACVEASKGALLFGDLEDASSEVRQAIKENYTIVRKPSLGTHPSVYYII
- the dsrJ gene encoding sulfate reduction electron transfer complex DsrMKJOP subunit DsrJ — protein: MYDGSKIIAGLIVFLALVTFPFWNNFGAKHWKEPELQLPPKSVATQCIESTQWMRDNHMKLLNDWRDSVVREGNRIYISKTDHKEYKMSLQNTCLKCHDDKEKFCDKCHTAASVSPYCWDCHVAPKPKGN